The sequence gaggaacttactaaagaaggatCCAAATATGTCGATAGTGCAATTACCAGGTTTAGTACTCGCATTCTGAAGGAGAATCATCAAGTGCCTGGAATATCTATTCCTCTTCAAACTATAATGGCTTATCCCCTCAAAAACAGCAGTAAGGCTGAGGCTGTTCACACCGTTGATAGTGACCTAGAAATCAACAAGGATGAATAAGGGTTTGCTAAGAATACCAATGTTACCAAGGATGTCAATGACATCGGCAATAATGAGCACCCTAAGGTCAATAATTAAACAGATACTAATCTGGTAGACTTAGATGAGTACTCTGACAACGAATTACTTACCTCCTTGAATCCTAGTGTAGCTAACAGGCTAATaacaagaagaaaaggaaaagttGTTGTCCAAGGATCTCCCAAAAGGAGCACTCAAGTGAATAACCCTGCCAAAGACGCTGTCAGGAAGAAGAGTACTTATGCAGGCCCTGGCAAGAGCAAAGTTGTAACCAAGAGTAAAGGAGTTGGTCCATCAAAATCTTGGAGCAAGGTTattccaaagaaaagaaaggagtagGAAATTGTTGAACCTGAATCTGATGTTTAAGTGAATGTCCCTAACATTCCATCGAGGAAGAAGCCTACAACCAGCAAGCTTGATGCTGGTATTCCTGAAGTTCCCATTGATAATGTATCTTTCCACTATGCCTCTAGTGCCAGCATATAGAAGTATGTTCTCCAAAAGAGATTGGTTGTTAAAAGAGAATTGGCTCCAAATGCTCTTGAAAACGAGGAGGTCTTAGAGCTGACTCAAGAAGCTGGACTGCTAAAAAAAGTTTGCAATCTTCCCAAATATTATGAGAAGCTGGTCAAAGAATTTGTGGTGAACCTATCTGAAGATTGTGGCAACAGCAGGAGTGTGGACTTCAGGAAAGTTTTTGTGAGAGGTAAGTGTGTCTCGTTCTCTCCATCTGTGATTAATAATTTCTTTGAAAGAAAAGatgaagctcaacctgagcttgaagtaacaGACAACAAAGTTTGTCAAGTGATCACAGCCAAGCAAGTAAATAGTTGGCCTCTAAAAGAGAAGCTAACTGCAAGTAAGCTGAGCATCAAGTATGCGATGCTTCACAAGATAGGAGCAGCTAATTGGGTGCCAAAAAATCACAAGTCCACTATTTCAACTATACTTGGGAGATTTATATATGCTGTAGGGACAAAGGCAAAGTTTGATTATGGAGCATATATTTTTTTCCAAACCATGAAGCATGCTGGAAGCTTCGGTATTAAGGGTCCAATTGCATTTCCATCTCTCCTGTGTGGTATAATTCTGGATCAGTATCCAAACATTCTCAATGAGCATGATGTAGTGTGCAAAAGAGAAAGTCCCTTGGCCTTCCATTACAAACTGATACGTACTCTGGAAATGGATGAGAATGAGGAATTTGCAGATACTGAAAAGATGGAAGATAAAGATGAACAAGAATTGGAAGAAGAAAGTGCTAGTCCGGCTGATGACTCTGAGAAAGAAAGTTCTTCAGACACCTTGAGTGGGTTTGAATCTGGGCAGTAATTGGAGCTGGAgtcctgtttgtttttgtttttgtttttgtttgatttgttcttTTTCATTTAGTTCtgtgtgttttatttgatttcgatcattttaaatttttgttggaCTTATTTAAACTTGGTGGGGGGTGACATTTTTTTTTGGCTTTGGCAAGTTTTGTGGCCACACAGGTGGAGAAGTAATAACATGATGTCACCCCAGAACCACAAGgatggtggttgtgtgtgatcaacaatactaatttgcttatttttatgttgatctgtttgtgcttgtgctactcttgtggctATTTGTCTGATTTGTCTAAGCAttgtgtgcatactggtgatgtatgcTGTCTGTTTTGTATTAGcttgttttattgtgttttggttatcttgtgtccgctgcaagtatttctctggtatggtgtgacaggttgttttagccaaaaatttgcaaaagggggagattgaagatgttttcatgttggctgcattaatggtaaaacatacctggttgatattgtaGTATGCAagttgcatatgtgtgaagctaatacaggttttttaGTGATTGTCATGATAGAAGTCATGAGAttcgtgtgtgacagcaggagctgttattatttattaaatgtgtttcctgatttatcccaattatcagtttaggaaaccttttatttagtgctgaatatttcgtccagaagatcctgcAGACAGCACATTGTGTTATAGAcagatggcgtgtgaattaggttaacttggttaaccctaatttatttcttaaaaatcccaaggcccaagactacATATAAAAGAGTGCAATCCTATTTTGGAAAGTTGACACACGATTTTGTGTGTGAAGAACTGTTGTTGTTTAACTACCTCGTGTGATCGAAGCAtttgtccttgatgattgcgtgggaatagtttgtgtttgtgtaatgtcactcaaagcttttaagcacgagtgtgtgtctcttgattgaagcttttaagtagataaaggtgtgtttttgaatagtgtcttctatctgtaattgttatttgtttatgtgtaatcactgctgtgattgagggggagtggaatggagatattccatatctagggagaacctaggtagaagggtcattgggtagtgattaagtgagaagttgtaaacgggggagtttagctttgaattgatactactaatagtggacttcatccctggcttggtagccccagaGTAAGTTGTTTGAagcgaactgggtaaacaattctgtgtgttctttattgtttttatgttgttctgttatTACTATTTGTGCtgcataattgtggatgtcataacatccagtttgaaatcgagcgtgtgttactagaattttaaGAAGTTTCACAACGCTGCCAACTGATGTTACAACATTCTCTCTAACATTTCAATTAGAGAAGCTTTTTGATTCATTGCTCATACTTGACTCATTAGCAAATTTTGATGTCAAGGCATCTGTTGTGACATTCTCACATGCTCCTGAGATAGTTGGCTCAGTTTCTTTCAGAGTATCAATCTTCCTGGTTGATTGTTCGTTAGGTTTTGTGTCTTCTAAATTTCTTTCCAAATCAGCAATATCTTCCATGAGACTTACTCTTTCTTCTAGTAGGAGTCTATTAGTATTCCTATACTCCCGTACTTTTGCACAGAGTCTCTCATTCATTAGACATGTCTCAGTAAAGCCAACATCCATTTCACTGATGGTGAGGTCTCCAACATAtgattcttcatcagattcatcaAATTCGTCAACCTCTTAACAGTCATCCTTGATTTCTTCTCTGATCATGGAGTAGGCAGAGGAGTAATTTGAGGTGTTATGCTCCCATAAGTAGAAATTATCCTTAAACCTAAATCCCTTCATGACTTTTTCATTTTCTCCATTTGTGACAATACATTCTTCTTTAGTGAATCTGACATTGAACCCTTCATCACACAGTTAGCGGATACTTATAAGATTTGCAGCCAGTCCTTGTACCAGGAAGACACTCTTCAGATTGAAAACACCAGGACATCCTGACTTGCCAACAcctttgaattattttatttctccatcaccaagagttACATAACTGGTGCAATCAAGTTTGATGTCTACTAATAATTTCTTTTTTCCATCCATATAATTTGAGCAACCATTGTAAAGGTACCAGTCTTCCTTGGCAGGCAttcttagagaagtgtgtgctactagagcaacattcttagctaCCCACTGTTGATTCCTGTCAAGAGTATCATATTTAGGTTTGGCTTGATGTGTTTGGTTGGGATATCCAACTAGTctgaaacagaatggctttatgtgtccaaatcttccacagtagtgacacctccatctttggaatttcttctttgtttggttccttcttctgtttccttgatgttgtgacattggtgtTGACATCTGGTTTGTCAAGTAAGCTTCAGGTTTTGATCTCCTGAACCCAGAAGTAAATTCAGAtttagccacaaatcctaccCCAGACATGTCTCCTGCTCCCTGTCCAAACTgcagaatttcttccagagtgttATTCCATTATTCAGCATCCTAAAAGATTTAGTCATTACATCAAGTTTGGAGTTTAACATGCTCATTTCACTACTGagtgagtctatggttgcaagatgttcaTTCTTTATGATTATcttttgcttctccacttgtttgcagacttcagcacTCTTGATACATAGCTTCTTGTATGAGGCAGCAAGCTCATCAAAGGTTAACTCAtcttcactggaatcatcatcagatgcatAAACACTTGTTAGAACTGTGACACGTTTTGCAGTTTCCTATTGAGTCTCattctcagaatcttcatcaaaccAAGTGAGAGATAATCCTTTCTTATGCTTCTTGAgataggtaggacattcagctctaatatgtccatatccTTCATATCCATGGCAATGAACCCCTTTGCCTTGATTGGGCTTCTCTTCAGTTTTAGATCTTCTGCTAAGGTCATAGGACTTGCTGATGTAATAgggagtgttcttgacattgggtatGGACTTCTGATCAACTATTTTAATGGAcctattgaattgtttttcaaacaTATTACTATGGCTTCTGATAGAtgttcatcacttccaccattgatttctcttgatttatattagtgttggaaacaaaagctatgctcttattcttcttttcaatagtgtcacaaatactcatctcaaaggtttgtagagaatcAATGAGTTCATCTaccttcatgttgctgatgtcttgagcttcttctATAGCAGTCACCTTCATAGAAAACCTCATAGGAAGTGATATGAGGATCTTTCTCACcagcttttcttcagacattttttctcctaaggctcctgaggTATTGGCAATCTCAAGGATATTCATGTAGAAATCatgaatggtttcatcctctttcatcttaaggttttcaaacttgGTGGTCAGCATTTGAAGTTTAGACATCTTCACCTTGGATGTGCCCTCGTGAATTgctttgagaatatcccaaacttctttagccaaatcacagtgctgcacaagtctgaatatgttcttgtctaTTCCATTGAACAAAGCATTTAGTGCCTTAGAATTTCCCAAAGCCAACTCTTCCTCAGTTATGCTCCATTGTTCTTCATGAATTAGcatagtggttccatcttccactaCCTTCTCAAGATGTTTCCATCCTTTTTCCatagctctccaggccttgctatTCACAGACTTTAGAACAGTTGCCATACGAGGTTtctagtagtcatagttagaacCATTTATAATGGGTGGTgtattcccaaacactaacaacTCATTCTCCACAGTACCTGAATTTttttgtccctagatctcacccagatataGACAGGCACAGTGCTTGCTCTGATGTCAATTGAATATTATAGTAACTCACATGCGATGTCTTACtatatgttatgacatccacaataacACAGAATAATACTTCAAGACAGAAAAgcataaaacaataaagaacacagagaattatttacccagttcggtgtacaacaacacctactctgggggctaccaagccaggaagggaatccaatataagcaatattaattcagagctaaactcccccgtttacaactcctcacttaagacctacccaatgcaattccaatctagtgctagacctgagtatctccactcactccccctcactCATAACAGTCATTACAAACATACTTTAATCaaaagagagaagacacacttcaaaaacacaccgtgatcttgcttaaaagcttcaatcaagagacacacactcgtgcttaaaagcttagagtgacaaaatacaaaaacaatctattccaatacaatcatcaaaagacaattgcttcgagtacaagagactaaacacacagaCACAGAACTAAGGTTCTTCATAAATTAAAATCTCTACGTTCCAAAtaaggattgcagtcttcttatatgcagctcttgggcctcgggctttccaagaaaaaattaaggttaaccaagttaacctaattcacacgtcatCAGGCTGTTACAGAATATGCTGTATACGAAATCTATTAGGAGAAATATTCAAcacacaataaaatgtttcctaaattgtagactgagagaaatcaggaaacataatagtaaaacataacagctcctgctgtcaaacatggatgtcatgacatcggtcatgacattcactaaaaacatgtattagcttaaacatatgTAACCTACATAACACcatataaagcatgtcatgacatttgtcaagacattaaacacccaggtatgttttaccacaaattcagccaatcttgaaaacatctacaCATATTGCGGTAGACCTTGTTAGGGAATCCTTGGCAAGAGATTGAAAAAGTTGTTGAAGTATTGGGACGTTCTGAATCGCAAGTCGGAGTTAGAGATGCGAAGAGACGAGTATGAGTCCAAGAATAAGAAGTGTTGATGATGGTGTAAGGGAattttattttgatgttatcacaaggtgtgtATTAGTATGAAGCTGCAAGACGTTGGTTTTAGCTTGTTCATGTGATTTTGGAAGTTATTGAGTTATGATGTTTTGGTGATGTGAGTACAAGTTATAAAGGAAAGCTATTATAGTTGGTAACGAtagtttatactccattatggttgtcggacatctattgaaaaattgaggacttgatcacccttaatctcttattGATAGTAGATGGATTTGTATTGGATGGTATGGACTTATCTTGATATTTTAATGGTGCGTGATGTGATGGATATGGAAGAAAGTCTAAAACTTTATTGAAGTTGGTAAACCATATAAGTTGGTAGAAATCTAATAAAAACGGTGAATTCGAACGGATGATCAGAGTTGCAAATCTGAAGCATGATGTGCCCGGGCACGGTGTTTCACGTAAATTGTGTTGACTTTATAAGGATGTTCTTGTTGTTATTGGTTATTAATCGAATTATACTATTAAGTTGGCATGATAATAATTTTAGTTTCGTTGCAGTAATGTTGTTGGTTACCGTAGATGATGAGTAATACTCTAAGATATTATGAAGTTGATTAAGTTTGCTATATTGATGCTACTATACAAGTGATACGATGAGATAAATGGGATTTTTGGTGTTTCGTTAGTGAATGACATTTGTGTGTGTATGGAAATAAGAATGGTATATGTGTTTTAGTGTTATAATGTTGCTGGGATGATGATGTGAGATGGTATATCCAAATACTAGCATGATATGGTTGAGTGCTACTTCAAAGTTGATAGGATTGATGAGTTAATTACGGTTGTGTCGTGAATATGTTGAGTGATTAGTATGCGTGTAATGAATTTAAATCACGTCGAGTTGTATTTATGCCGAGAAAATAGTAATCGAGGTATTGCGAAACGCGACGTGAGGATCAAAGGGTAGATGTGGTTTTGGAATTAAGAGTGATTATGTCAACTTagttttcgaggatgaaaataTCCTacgtgggggagagttgtaacgccacgaatttaattaattatttaattaaattgtttaagGATTTATTTATTGGGAATTATCGAAGTTGGATTTTATCGGCATTAATCTAAGAAGCGTAATTGAACTATGATATGGTGTAAGTGGCTAAGTTTAAAGTCGGATTAATTAGTCAAAGAAATATTATTTGCGAATTGGTGTTATTCAACTGATGAATTTATTTTAGTTGAAGAATATGattggaaataatattattaagagAATCATAAGATATTTTATATTGGCTTGGTTTTATGGTGGATGTAGTAATATTGGAGGTGTAGGAATAGGCCCAATAGAATTATGAgagtaataataattatattggtTAAGTTGAATAAAAGAATAGAAGTTAGGTTTAATGGTATCAGTAAAAAGAGAAGTAGAACAAGGGTTTGGAGAAAAGAAGTTTTACGAGTGATATGCTATCAAGAGGCACAAGAAGAAGCTTGGAATTAATCGTAGAAGTTCAGACGAGGAAAAAGTTGGAAGTTGTGGCGAAGCGGAATTTGCCCAGAAAATTTTAGAGGCACCGTCAATCCAAGTTTAGGGTGGAATTCAATCTCTATAACCGGTATTATGATAGACCGTATGTGGGGTTAGGTCGTATAATTGTGTGCCATGGGTTTGTTTGTTGTTTCGGTGATATTGATTCCATGATGAATGGTTGATTTTGTGATTTTTGGTGCTTCTATATCTGTGTTGAATTGTTGCTGGTATTTGTTAGTTATGCTGGTTAACTGAAACTATAATCTATGTTGTTGCTGTAAATATGAGGATTTGAGAAGGTAGTGGGGGCCACCAGTAACCAGGGACGGACATCCCCAAGCTTTCAGGGGAAAAGCGAGACTCACCTGCCTTAGGGGGCAGGCGCCCCAGGGCCTGGGGGTGGGGACCCCataacaccccattttctacccggtaattataaataaaatcagagtgcggaaaattTTAACATCaaacatgaggcattacattttcaacttaaaaccacaaacaacctgtatttcatttatctttgatGCATAGCATTCGACATCTACGATTTTAAAGTTATAATTCATACACAAGTTTATTCATATAGATTAAACCTCAACTAATAATTATTCATGAACTTTTATTCAACCAAGAACAACTTAAAACAATAGTAATTACTTCTGGGTATTCTACTTAGATTTCAACAGCTATAATAATAACACCGcaacaaaacaataaataaaatcatgatCCCATcgcgagtgctacgtatcagagcaagacaccaactcgactaacagctactaaagacttcataaaatcacttcaaacttccaccgatatcttgagtacctgtctgtttcccatggtaggggaaacatcaacagaaggggtgagatatcgaaaaatataaacaaaattatgataattaatatattagatcagatcatacaattatcaccactttcaaacaacaattataataacaactagCAACAGCAGTTATAACAACAACTTTAGCAACAATTtgtaacaacaattataacaaccatGAGCAACAATAATTATcacaataattataataattatttcacaactcataccaacacaacttatatcaacagcaacttataacaacattaacttcacaacgactcaaaatgcgacacaacaatgcaaatgcatgtggtaccatttggagaagaactcccaacttaaacagatgctaggttatcgaggcatttcaacaaggcataatccttcaacgtggtgccattaaggccaacTTATataggtgccatcaaggccaacttaaacaatgcaatgtaTACCATGCAACATCAACCACAACGAcaaccaaaacaacaacaacgaaaacaacaacttataCATGCATCAATTACATCAAATTAATCCAACATTGGTCGGTcgacctacaacttaatcaacaacaacacaaacatcacAACATTGGTCATAGGACCTATAATCAACAATGTCCATAGACCGGACGAATCAACTTACTCAGTTGTACCTGCAATTCCACCTATTCGACGTaattataacaaaacaaaatcaacCAAAGGTACCAACTAATCTATATGGACTACCCAGTAAATGTCCAACTAATTCCAGttaattaattataccgcttaaatcTACTAATTCGGCTAATCGGTATTGTTTATACCAACTGTTATTGCTACTAACCACTATTTATTTTCTGCTACCAAACCAATTTATTATTCAGTTCCTCGTCCCTATTAAAATTTATTCCTACTGATATATTACCCTGTTACAACCAATGCTTCTATCCACCGTCAACTACCGTTCTGTTATTCCAAATACTACCTGCTACCAAAATACCAGTTAAGGCAATTTACTGTGTCGTGCTAAATTACACTATGTTGTGATTCTATTAATCTAGTGACTCATATTATAAAAGTATTATTATTTATGTATTATGTTTCCCTATACTAAACTAATAGACGAGGTACCTACAAGTATGATATCACAATTCAATCTATGATGCAAACACTCAGATCACGTGCCAGCAACCAAACTCACCAAGTGTCCCCCACCAACAGAAAGGGAGGGTCGTCCCACCCCTAAACACAACCAAAGGCGCCCGCTTCCCTTCCTTGTACCCCAAGGGCGCCCGTCTCCACAAGACCAATGGGTCCCACGTTGGCCACCACGTGGTGGCCTTAAGTTGAACGTACCTGCATGTAATATgttgaactgactttttatcgaaatgttgcggttaagcaagagtcgccaccgacttttattttatccaattggaaaggctaaaagaagaggaaaataactttgaaagattttgagttcggggggtaaaatatacaaagggaaggtgtaaggcaccctttgcatccatggttatccatgggctcttaattgcttagctcactttttgaattgtttgaaatgggtttggaaaagattttgaaaaagaactttagcttgtaaataagcgtagtcttttgaatttgattttgaaaagaggtgtgaaaagtaatttgaattttagagcaagcaattagtagcaactaccctaagtttaaaattcgttcttttagcttttcaggcgaaagggtctatccataccataagagggcaggaagtctttcaattggatgttgaagggtcatcgagagtatcattcgccataagactgtcccttgccataaagagggcaggtagtctaagggaaggatataatagtcattttatctttttaggcatcatgcgaggataccttagcaattagagacaattattctttataaggcaacctcgagggagtttcaataactttgaaggcaacattgcattaggtatcctcagaatcgagggacttgactatttttaggcaacaaaattaaggcaacaaggcagcaagttataaggcaacaggcaacaagaagggttgccctaaaggtgtgtgtgtggcacaatcatgtgtttcattcagatattgttatcttgtATTTAGTTATCCTACTTTTGTTAAAGGCTTgtactccctaagattactaaccacgcagtttaaaatttgcagaaaattaaaggcaggaattaaaacctacgctattacaataaacacctgcggggatggggaattaaaagacagaagaaaacccttatagggtaacagaatAATAAAAGATCCTTGAACGCCTTGATCTTCCTTGccttgattgactctgaaaatCAAGAGGGAAATAAATAAAGGTGAGCGTAGGAGAAATTCCttaacagatgaagtaaaccctaattgAACGTATAAGGCAaaagtaaaagtaaaaataaaatttaaataagaaaataattaaaaaacttaGCTTTCGATCAGATATGGCGCGTAGCCAGACGAAGCCTGATGATGACCCTGAAAAGTTAGCcatgaagaagaaaaatgtgTTAGTTCATTAAagttctcaacaattataacgtggcagattaaAACTAAAAGAGTAATAATTGAGGCAAACAAAATGGCAAGGCAAACCCCGAAAGGGATAAAAGTTAACCAGGTTAGTGGGCCaacctaccagtaaacctaaggctattaggaTTTATAAATGCATCGAAGTTaacaaaccaaaataaaataaatgattaaaagtatatacaaaataataatgtcatcgtttaaaaacaattaattttatgAGGAAAAATCGAGTGTCTCgaaaaaaataaatagtaaaaaaaaatatgataaaagtaatttgtttaaaaaaaatatatatgaactttaataaagaataataaaaaaggaataaaagaattcatgtaataaaataaataaataataaataaaataaaaaattgagaaaacTTAGCTACGATTGGGTGTGTGGAGTTCATGAGGATATATGGTGGACATGCGTTTCTGGAAACATTGGATCTGTCTTCAGAGTCATCCAATCGTGAAtctcttcgacaaattctgcatctactgtaggGATGGAAATTCGTTctaaagtaggcaagtccatttaaagtcttatggaacctgactaccgatccttcgagatcttcaactttgtagatcttgtattctcctggacatccctgaaccatgttgatgtcgtgtTCAGTTTTGACTcagatgtgttgaatccatcctaagtccatttgttcttgtaatgcagctttaactacgacacatccttgactattctttggacaaatttcacatgtgaagtagttgtgaggtggtacatggccgtacccagcttgtctagcgtgcattttgacgagattttcccctatctgacgaatgtcgtagatttgaatgacattggggtgttgatctatcagattcactgaagcttctttgtgttgCAGAAAAGGATCcgcttggacgttaggattagtatcttggaaggatagcattccgctcttcactaatatTTGAACGTCGGTCTTGAAAGGGAGacagttctcaatgttgtgacctggtgccccttgatgatagggacaagattggtcagtcTTGAACCATGATGAAGAACTGTTcataggatttggaggactccttgtctgaatgagtccttttgccagtagagttggaaacaattccgcatacggcattggtacaggGTCAAAGGTAAAATACCTCGGtacccgattgttgttgaaatttggaggtcgaacctgctgctgaggttctTGCGACCTTTGTCGAAATGGTTattgagaaacctgaggttgataagctggtgctgagttaacaaccggagttattctagcaacttgaggttgaaacttcttcttcactttgtgcaagacattgctgacatcttgatcctttttcttctggaaagaacttccatactttctaggaccaatagaagattctggttttttttttcaagcgtccttctcgaactgcttcttctaaacgtacacccatgtttaccatctctgtAAAATCACTGggagcacttgcaaccattcgtccgtagtaaaatggactcaaatttttgagatagattttcatcatttctttctcttcaagtggaggacaaatttgagcagcaacttcacgccatctctgagcgtattccttgaagctttctctatccttttgaatcATGgtccggagttgatctctgtcgggggccatatccagattgtacttatactatttgacgaaggcctccccaatgtctcgaaaagtacgaatctctgaactgtcaaagttcatgtaccatttaagtgcagcaccagttaggctgtcttgaaaataatggatgagcaattgttgattattagtctgagttgacatcctttgagcgtacatcacgaggtgactttgtgggcatgaattccctttgtacttctcgaaatctggtactttgaatttgtgaggaatcttaacatttggaaccagacagaggtctgcaggattctttccaaataaatcttgtcctaggagagtcttgagttccttttccatttgcagaaactgttcctggaactcgtccaa is a genomic window of Vicia villosa cultivar HV-30 ecotype Madison, WI unplaced genomic scaffold, Vvil1.0 ctg.003146F_1_1, whole genome shotgun sequence containing:
- the LOC131640457 gene encoding uncharacterized protein LOC131640457; the encoded protein is MSQQSSDESPVSDSATQEESSNPNRILKVVPLRIISSDEVKATKPKTTHEKWPKDGIHNKGTKPSASATMEELTKEGSKYVDSAITRFSTRILKENHQVPGISIPLQTIMAYPLKNSSKAEAVHTVDNTNLVDLDEYSDNELLTSLNPSVANRLITRRKGKVVVQGSPKRSTQVNNPAKDAVRKKSTYAGPGKSKVVTKSKGVGPSKSWSKKYVLQKRLVVKRELAPNALENEEVLELTQEAGLLKKVCNLPKYYEKLVKEFVVNLSEDCGNSRSVDFRKVFVRGKCVSFSPSVINNFFERKDEAQPELEVTDNKVCQVITAKQVNSWPLKEKLTASKLSIKYAMLHKIGAANWVPKNHKSTISTILGRFIYAVGTKAKFDYGAYIFFQTMKHAGSFGIKGPIAFPSLLCGIILDQYPNILNEHDVVCKRESPLAFHYKLIRTLEMDENEEFADTEKMEDKDEQELEEESASPADDSEKESSSDTLSGFESGQ